The genomic region TATCAAATTGGATGATGAAGGCCCAGATGTGGTAAAACTTCAAAAACTTCTCAAAAATCTAAGCAAACCAGAATTTGATCCAGGGGAACCTGATGGTATTTTTGGGACAAAAACAGAAGAAGCAGTCAAAGCTTATCAGAAGAGCCAATTTCCATCATCACCAAGTGACATTGATGGGAAGGTAGGAGGGAGAACCCTAGCAAAGCTAGGCTTTGCTAGCTTAAATGCCTTTGGAGAGAAGCTAGATTTACTAGATTGATTACTGAAATACCAACCAGTTCGTTGAGAGTGAAAGAGGTTTATGCTCACAGTCACAAGTATAAACCTCTTTTAGTAAAATTCAACCTCTTCTAATGTCTAAAAGTATTTAGCCTATTGATTTAGAGATAGAGAATATGACCGATCAACTTGTTCCACATCAAGCCGAAGTAATTCAAAACAATGGTTTGGATCACATAGATGAACAGACAATCATAATGGAAGCACAATCTTTCAAAGATTTTCAGAAAGCTGTACATGATTTTCAAGAGAAGCGTATCAGAAGGCTACGCCGCGTTAATCAAGGATGGAATATTGGCTTAACGGCTGCTGGTATAACCTGTACCCTACTCACAACTGTTCTTGGCGTAGTTGATGTTAACAATGATATAGTTCAAGGCTGGATCAAGGTTGGCACAGGAACTCTGGGGGCTGTCGCTGTCGCTGCACAATCCGTTGCTAACCAGTTTCGCTTGAAAGGAAAAGCTGGAGATTATACTCTCATCGAGGCAGAAGCTACAGTTCTGGCGTATAAAGTTCAAGACATCAAGACCGAAACAGAACTTCAAGAACTACAGAATGATTTCTATAAGCTGATACGCGAAGCAGCACAGGCAGAAGCCAAGACTGAAGATAGAATATAGGATTAGCAATGAAACGGATATGATTAGGTATGGCTTTCCAAACCTAATGCTGCATGCCTGTGCGATACATTCACTCTCGGCTCACTGCACGCCAAGTACCAGATTTGCTTCAGACCATTCTGGTTGCAGAACTAATTGCTCCCAGCCAATGCTTATGGCTAGTATCTCCATGGATTTCAGATATCCCGGTTATCGATAACACGGCTAATACCTTTCAGGCATTGGAACCGTCCTGGTATCGATCCAAGATTCGTCTTTCCCAAATTCTTGCTTCCTTAACCAAGCAGGGAAGTGTGGTTTGCGTAGCTACTCGCCCTGATCCACATAACTACAGTTTTTTAGAAACATTGAAGACCAAGGCTGACTTAGACTACTTGAGCCTTCACAAGGCAGAAGAACTGCACTCAAAGGGAATTTTGTCAGATTCCTTCTACTTGGCTGGCTCCATGAACTTTACCTTCAATGGGATTACAGTCAACCAAGAAACACTGAGCTATGAAACCGAACCTGCTGCGATCGCAGAACAAAAACTGAATTTCAGAGCACGTTGGGGAGGCAGGGTGTCATGAGTGCAAAAGCCAGTTTAGAGATTCGTGAGTTTTTAGAACAGTTTTTTGGTGAGGGTAACCGACTGACGCTGGAACGGGCACAAGCAAATCCTTTTCTCCAACCCTGGATTGCCCGATTAGAGAAAGGATTTCCTTCTGTACTCCCTTGCGCTCGGGAAGCAGGGACAGATTGGTATGGCATTGCCTTTACTGAGCAGCAATTTCGTGGTTTGCGAGAGGAACTTACTGCCTTTATTGGTCCCACTTGGTCAACCTTTCGAGGACAGAGAGCCTCTCTTGAACTTAGCGATCCCATTGAAGCGGCGGTACAGGAAATAACCCAAGGAAATGCCTTTAGGTTTCAAGGGAAACGTGATCAATCCAGTAATTCAACGGAAATCCGAAGTGCTTTGACCAAAATGCTCAAGGTCCTCAATCGCAAAACCAGTGGTAGCTATGAAGCACCACGAGCGACAGGTCGAGTTCTGCGAGATTTCTATACGGCATTACGGGTGGGCGATCGCTCTACTGCTGAGAAGGAACTTCAATACCTCCGCAACCACAATCGTCTGGATACCCTGAATCTGCTGTTTCTTCGGGTACAGATGCTGGCAGAACTCCAGGCATGGAACGAGTTGTTACGCCTGCCCGAGTTGCCCGATTTATTGCAAGTTCGTCGTCCCTTTGCTGTTACCCAAGCTGTTATTCAAGCAATTTACCAATGCGAGTTAAGCCGATTTGAAACCACGAATGCAACTCGCAGCGCTGCTGCCTATTTTCAGGAAGCCATCCTACCAAACTATGGAATCCTCTTCACTAACCGAGCTGGTAGTCGGGTTGCAGAAGTTGTAAAGTCTTTCATGCTTTTGGCAGTAGGAAGCGAACCTCCTAATCCAGCTTTGCGAGACGAACTGTTAACCGTTCCAGGATTGTCTGAAGCCGATCAGCGATATGTGCAGAGTTTGGCAAGGCTTCTGCCAGACACCACACCGCCTACACCCCAATCTGATCCTTTAGTAGAAGCGGTACAAGCAGCAGAAATTGGGAACTACGATCGCGTTCTAGCTCTTCTTCAGGAACACCCATCCTCTCAACAGTCTGTCAGACTCCTGCTGGAGGCAGCTTACGAACTGCAAACCCTAGAAGCAGAGTGGGTTGCTCTACAAGCATTTGATCAACTCTCTAATGAGGAACAGGATGCAATTCAAGCAAGCCGAAGGAACCGAACTTTCCTTGAGTCGTTAATTGGTAAAGCCCAAACTGCCACAAATGCCACAGCGGATTCTGTACCTACCAATTGGTTAGAGTGGTTGTCAATCCTAGACCAGAGCCCAGGGTGGGAGCGAGCAGCCTATAGTGCAAGACAAGGGGCCCAGGAGTGGGATGTAGCACACTTGCTGGATGAACCAGGAGCAATCGCCCAATTTTTGTCCTTGCAAAATTCGATAGTGGCAAAAGCTCCAGAAACCCTACAAGACGCTTTTCCCCATTTACTTAGCTCGTTTCAAAAAGATCCAAATTTTCCTCGTCGCGAATTTCTATCCCTTTACACCGCCATTTTAGATACCCTTGTCTTTGGCATTGTTCCAACTGGAGCAGGAGACCAGCACTTAACTCTTTTCAATGAGCTAGTCACCATCTTGTTGACGCTAGGCGTTGATACCCAGCAGTACACCAACCTGCTTGATTACGCTCTGGATTTATGGGATTGCTATCAAGCACCCAGTACGGTCGATTGGGGACTAGACGCCGTCAATATTTTTATCCTACATCCCTGTCCAGATCGGGATAGGCGATCGCAGCTTCTGTTTAAGGTTGCAGAGAGCCTGCGAGACTTTGCTAATCGGCTTGATGAGGTTCAGTGGAGTATCTTCCATTCACTGGCCAAGGATTTGAAGCTAGAGGCATCTTTTTCTGATTTGCTCGTTCAGAAGAGTGAGACGGAAGAAGCAAATCAGACCTCACAGAATATCTTCCAGAAATTAAAGAATAAAGCCATCCTGATATATACCCTTACTGAGCCGGTAGCCCAACGAGTGAAGAGCTTTCTGGAGAATGCCTGTGAGGGTATTACGGTTCATTTGAGTCATAACAAAGGAGGGAGCGATCGCCTTCGTCAATGGGTACAGAACGATGATCTAGTTGTGATGGTAACGGCAAGCGCGAAACATGCAGCAACAGGGTTTATTGAAGAGTATTGCTCTCAAGAGAAATTATTGCGTGTAAACAGTAAAGGAAGTGCCAGTATGGTTCGCGAGATTCAGCGTCATTTAGAGCAAGCATAAAGTTTGAGTACCTAACTGAGCGTATTTTTGGCGGTAATATAAACTCTTCAGTAATCTTTCCAGTTCATGTCTCCGCATCATGTGAAGTAGGGCATCCTAAAAATTGGGTACATTCGTGCCCAGTTTGCTGTCCAGTAGTCAGCGCCACTTATGCCAACCAACGGAGATGTCCCCTCTCTCGACTTAGAAGCGTTCTTAGATGCTATGCGAGTAGCGCACAATAGTGTGCTTCCACTCAATGAGGATCAGGAGCAAGCTTTGAGGCATGATTACCAAACCCCGTTATGGATTATTGCAGGTCCGGGCACTGGAAAAACCCACACCTTAGCTTGGCTAGTCCTCAAGCGAATTTTGGTAGACGGTATTGCTCCCAATCGAATTATCCTCACAACGTTCACTCGCAAAGCTGCATCTGAGTTAGAGTCACGCTTGATTCTAAACAGGCAAAAACTAATGTCCGCTGGTCTAACACAGGCAGAAGCAATTGAAATTGCTCAAATTTTGATTGGGACATTGCATAGTCTTTGCTCTAGAATTCTTCAGAATGAACGTTATGAACCCGCATTCCGCATCCGAGTTTTAGAAGATGAATTAACCCAGCAATTTTTTATACGGCGTTCAAGCAATCCCCTTAGTAAGCATGGCGAACTCGATTTTTGGCAACGCTTCGGTATTGTAGGAGAGA from Trichocoleus sp. harbors:
- the dpdD gene encoding protein DpdD, which encodes MSAKASLEIREFLEQFFGEGNRLTLERAQANPFLQPWIARLEKGFPSVLPCAREAGTDWYGIAFTEQQFRGLREELTAFIGPTWSTFRGQRASLELSDPIEAAVQEITQGNAFRFQGKRDQSSNSTEIRSALTKMLKVLNRKTSGSYEAPRATGRVLRDFYTALRVGDRSTAEKELQYLRNHNRLDTLNLLFLRVQMLAELQAWNELLRLPELPDLLQVRRPFAVTQAVIQAIYQCELSRFETTNATRSAAAYFQEAILPNYGILFTNRAGSRVAEVVKSFMLLAVGSEPPNPALRDELLTVPGLSEADQRYVQSLARLLPDTTPPTPQSDPLVEAVQAAEIGNYDRVLALLQEHPSSQQSVRLLLEAAYELQTLEAEWVALQAFDQLSNEEQDAIQASRRNRTFLESLIGKAQTATNATADSVPTNWLEWLSILDQSPGWERAAYSARQGAQEWDVAHLLDEPGAIAQFLSLQNSIVAKAPETLQDAFPHLLSSFQKDPNFPRREFLSLYTAILDTLVFGIVPTGAGDQHLTLFNELVTILLTLGVDTQQYTNLLDYALDLWDCYQAPSTVDWGLDAVNIFILHPCPDRDRRSQLLFKVAESLRDFANRLDEVQWSIFHSLAKDLKLEASFSDLLVQKSETEEANQTSQNIFQKLKNKAILIYTLTEPVAQRVKSFLENACEGITVHLSHNKGGSDRLRQWVQNDDLVVMVTASAKHAATGFIEEYCSQEKLLRVNSKGSASMVREIQRHLEQA
- the dpdK gene encoding phospholipase D-like domain-containing protein DpdK gives rise to the protein MPVRYIHSRLTARQVPDLLQTILVAELIAPSQCLWLVSPWISDIPVIDNTANTFQALEPSWYRSKIRLSQILASLTKQGSVVCVATRPDPHNYSFLETLKTKADLDYLSLHKAEELHSKGILSDSFYLAGSMNFTFNGITVNQETLSYETEPAAIAEQKLNFRARWGGRVS